TGCGCCCGGGTAAGAAGTACGCACCTGAATAAGCGGATAGTCTACGTTCGGGTATTCGCGCACGCCCAAATTAGACGCACCAAAGGCGCCAAGCAAAATAATCACGAGCGCCATCACGGTCATGAGCACCGGGCGACGTACAGACAGGTTCGCGACACTCATCGTTTACCTACTCCACTTCGTAATCGGTATTATGACGGATTTCGCGGATACGAACGGAAGCACCTTCGCGAAGGCTAATCAAGCCAGAGGTAATCACCGTATCACCTTCATCGAGGCCACCGGTGACATCAACAGCAATCGGGGTGCGAAGGCCTGTTTCGACATGCTTGATTTTGGCCTTGCCGCCAGTAGCTACAAACACGTAGGCGCCATCTTTATCAAGCGTAAACGCTTCTGCCGGAATCGGAATGCTCTTTGCCAATCCCGCCTGCATCGTAACATTCACCTTAGCATAAGAGCCAGCCAAAAGTTCATTGCCGCCGTTATCGACTTCAACAAGCACCTGACGCGTGCGGCTGCTTTCAGAGAGTGCAGCCTCTAATGCCTTCACCTTGCCAGACTTAGAAACGTTGCGTTCTTCGTCTTTGACATCCACCGCATTGCCCACTTTAAGCGTCGAGGCATAGCGCTGCGGAAGAGCAAACTTCGCCTTCAGCTTCTTGACTTCGCTCAAAGAGGCAATCGATGTGCCAGTCGTAAGCCAGGCGCCCACAGACACATTCACAAAGCCGAGCTTACCTGCAAACGGAGCGCGGACTTCAGTCTTTGCAATTTGAGCCTTGATAAGTTCTACGGATGCTTCGGCAGACTTGAGCGAAGCTTCGGCGGCTTCCATGTCAGCCTTGGTAGCACCGTCTTTTTCGAAAAGTGTCTTGATGCGATCAAACTTTTGCTGAGCGAGCTGTTGGTTCGATTCTGCCTGCTTGAGCTGTGCACGGAGTTCGGAATCGTCAATTTTAGCGAGGAGCGCACCCTTTTGAACTTGGGCGCCGTCTTTTGCATAAAGGTTCGTGAGTCTGCCCGAAGCAGCTGCCGTCAGCTGTACATTGTTCAGCGGTTCAAGCGTTGCCATGGCAGTAAAAGTCTTGCCAGATTCGTGGGCCTCGGCAATATAGCCTTCGACGGCGATTTCGCGAGCGGGTCTGCCACCCGGGCCACCCTTACCTGCGGCGCCCTTTCCAGGAGCCCCTGCACCAGGGGCCGATTCACCGCCACCACAAGCGGCAAGGAAGAACGAAGCCAAAATAAATAAAAAGATCTTTTTCACGCTACTTAGATGTTTTTCAAGTACAATTGGTTACAAAATCTAGAAAAAAAAGTATGCCCTTCCTTAATCCCAATCGAATTCGGAGCGCATCCAAGCACTCAACTTTTTCGCATCTTCGGCGGCCATTTCCTTAACCGGATGATAGTCTAGACGATTCTGGGATTTTTTCCTCGGTTCAAACGAGAAACGGAACAAACCCGACTCCCCCATGCCTTCAAGACGAGCCTTCACCACGTCCAGGAATTCACGGCATTTAACCATGTAATCTCCCAACAGCATCGGGCCATCCAGCAATACGATTTTCGCCTCCGGATGGTACGACCGAATGCGCTGAACAAAGTCTACCGCAACGTTCACAAATTCGGCAGAATCAACCACACCGCTCGCAAAATCATTTGTTCCCAAATTCATCACGACAACATCCGGGTGCCATTTAGCATGGTCCCAGGCGACCGCAGAAAGCGTATCCGTTCCCGTCCAGTCGTAAACGAAGGGAAGTAGCATCGACTTGCTCCCGTCAAAATTCACCGTGAGACCATGAGCGACACTGCAAATGGTATGCGTTTCTGCGCCGAGAGCTTTCGCCGTTTGCCCCGAGAAACTGTAATACGAGCTTTCATAATCAGGGGCCGTTTCCTGGCCCTGTTCCGGAATCAGGACATCGCTACCACATGTAATCGAATTCCCGATAAATTCAATTTTCCGTTCAGGAGCCTTAGGCAAAAGCTCCTTGTCCACTTGTCCCAACACTCGCAATCCGTAAAAGTACCAATCGCCAAAATTGCTGCTGACCCGTTTATACAAGGTCACGACATGCGTGCCATAAGGCAAACCGGAAACCGCAGGAACCATAGAAGTTTTTTTGCTAGCAGCAATGGATATTGCAGAAGAAGGATTCTCTTCGCCATCCACAAAGACGTCCAGGAAAAGGACATTGTTCGTCCGAATTTTCACCTCGAGCGCCGTGCCGACAAATGCAACCGTAATCGAAGAAGCCGACCAAGATAGCACCACAAAGTCGCCTTTTTCAAAATTGGCGCGACCGGAAATTCGCAAAAGGTCCGAATCGTAAGGGACCCA
Above is a window of Fibrobacter sp. UWT2 DNA encoding:
- a CDS encoding efflux RND transporter periplasmic adaptor subunit, which translates into the protein MASFFLAACGGGESAPGAGAPGKGAAGKGGPGGRPAREIAVEGYIAEAHESGKTFTAMATLEPLNNVQLTAAASGRLTNLYAKDGAQVQKGALLAKIDDSELRAQLKQAESNQQLAQQKFDRIKTLFEKDGATKADMEAAEASLKSAEASVELIKAQIAKTEVRAPFAGKLGFVNVSVGAWLTTGTSIASLSEVKKLKAKFALPQRYASTLKVGNAVDVKDEERNVSKSGKVKALEAALSESSRTRQVLVEVDNGGNELLAGSYAKVNVTMQAGLAKSIPIPAEAFTLDKDGAYVFVATGGKAKIKHVETGLRTPIAVDVTGGLDEGDTVITSGLISLREGASVRIREIRHNTDYEVE
- a CDS encoding SGNH/GDSL hydrolase family protein, producing the protein MQGTAKGIRLSIVLLFSLLFVFCSADDPSSDDAEKEWTWVPYDSDLLRISGRANFEKGDFVVLSWSASSITVAFVGTALEVKIRTNNVLFLDVFVDGEENPSSAISIAASKKTSMVPAVSGLPYGTHVVTLYKRVSSNFGDWYFYGLRVLGQVDKELLPKAPERKIEFIGNSITCGSDVLIPEQGQETAPDYESSYYSFSGQTAKALGAETHTICSVAHGLTVNFDGSKSMLLPFVYDWTGTDTLSAVAWDHAKWHPDVVVMNLGTNDFASGVVDSAEFVNVAVDFVQRIRSYHPEAKIVLLDGPMLLGDYMVKCREFLDVVKARLEGMGESGLFRFSFEPRKKSQNRLDYHPVKEMAAEDAKKLSAWMRSEFDWD